Proteins from a genomic interval of Candidatus Thermoplasmatota archaeon:
- a CDS encoding helix-turn-helix domain-containing protein, producing MRPGHGGWRGLVHVALWTGAGVLVALVVRDALGGWAAAGAGLALYNRLNRSATFDNETRRRIFDQVRALPGVCIADIASSVGVSHSTASYHLDKLVEFSLVTSTIDGNKVRFFVNGGAFTEEERRMLAVLDNAETRRVLDAIVKNPWCYRAELTALLGVSSPTVNWHLDRLEAAGLVIENKTGRNRFLYADKRRLNDWLATLLKKLRETTYDATGLEALLEASRAPPV from the coding sequence ATGAGGCCCGGCCACGGAGGGTGGCGCGGGCTCGTCCACGTCGCGCTCTGGACGGGCGCGGGGGTCCTCGTGGCCCTCGTCGTCCGCGACGCCCTGGGAGGGTGGGCCGCGGCGGGTGCGGGCCTTGCGCTCTACAACAGGCTCAACCGCAGCGCCACCTTCGACAACGAGACGCGCCGCCGCATCTTCGACCAGGTCCGCGCGCTCCCCGGCGTGTGCATCGCCGACATCGCCTCCTCCGTCGGCGTCAGCCATTCGACGGCGTCTTACCATCTCGACAAGCTCGTGGAGTTCAGCCTCGTCACGAGCACGATCGACGGCAACAAGGTCCGCTTCTTCGTGAACGGCGGCGCCTTCACCGAGGAGGAGCGGCGCATGCTCGCCGTCCTCGACAACGCGGAGACCCGCCGGGTCCTCGACGCGATCGTGAAGAACCCCTGGTGCTACCGGGCCGAGCTCACCGCGCTCCTCGGCGTCTCCTCGCCGACCGTGAATTGGCATCTCGACCGGCTCGAGGCCGCGGGCCTCGTGATCGAGAACAAGACGGGCCGCAACCGTTTCCTCTACGCGGACAAGCGGCGCCTCAACGATTGGCTCGCGACCCTGCTCAAGAAGCTGCGGGAGACCACGTACGACGCGACCGGCCTCGAAGCGCTCCTCGAGGCGAGCCGGGCCCCGCCCGTCTGA